The Bdellovibrionota bacterium region CGGCCATGCCCATCCTAAAATTGCGGAGGCGATTGCGAAACAAGCGCGACAGTTGGAGCAGGTAATCTTCGCCGGGTTCACGCATGAGCCAGCCGTTCGTCTGGCTGAAACGTTGATTATGACGATGCGGGAGAGGGGAACGCAGTTAGCGCGTGTCTTCTATTCGGACAATGGCTCCACGGCGGTCGAAACAGCTCTTAAAATGGCCTATCAATTTCACCGAAAACGCGGAGATCAAAAACGGCAACGCTTCCTCGCTCTTCGTCACGGTTACCATGGCGATACGTTTGGGGCGATGATGGTGAGCGACCCGAACGGATTCCACTCTGATTTTAAAAATTTCTTCCCCCATGTTGATTTCGTCGAGCCGGATGATTTTGAAGGGTTGAAAATTGCCGTTCAGGAAGACTCAGATAATTACGCCGCATTCATTCTGGAACCGATGATTCAGGGAGCTGAAGGGATGCGGATCTATTCCGCCGAATTTCTTCGTGAAGTAAGAAATCTCTGTTCAAAACATGGGATTTTCTTGATTTGCGACGAAGTGTTCACCGGTTTTTATCGGACAGGAACCGCATTTGCTTTCGAACATGCCCGAATCGCGCCGGATATTATTTGCCTATCCAAGGGTCTGAGCGGTGGATTTCTTCCTTTTGCTGCCACG contains the following coding sequences:
- the bioA gene encoding adenosylmethionine--8-amino-7-oxononanoate transaminase, with translation MTTELRDRQYLWHPYSQHGWQTPTLKVSSASGAYLTLEDGRKILDAVSSWWVTLHGHAHPKIAEAIAKQARQLEQVIFAGFTHEPAVRLAETLIMTMRERGTQLARVFYSDNGSTAVETALKMAYQFHRKRGDQKRQRFLALRHGYHGDTFGAMMVSDPNGFHSDFKNFFPHVDFVEPDDFEGLKIAVQEDSDNYAAFILEPMIQGAEGMRIYSAEFLREVRNLCSKHGIFLICDEVFTGFYRTGTAFAFEHARIAPDIICLSKGLSGGFLPFAATLCTEEMFSAFVSDELSEAFLHGHSYTANPLGCAAALASWNLLHETACQDRIQRIAALTREEIEKLSSHPAVVLARSIGTIGAVSLRTKEGYFAPIGRKVFPMAIEEGVLLRALGNVLYAVPPYCVTDEEMKRIYAVMAKVIDRLELA